A part of Onthophagus taurus isolate NC chromosome 7, IU_Otau_3.0, whole genome shotgun sequence genomic DNA contains:
- the LOC111416768 gene encoding uncharacterized protein isoform X1, protein MYSSSSFKKLFKPKLFNISVSYIISLKYSKATCDVQPFIPYEKDSKKITPKEMDYFLKMFPSIIDVFDDDIKARNIPDIEMLFKNVLIKNVPKGMKNRARSFLHIYKNVENHQHITPRKTRLSYILGWCLEIIQATCVIVDDMLDDSKYRRGMKCWHQHESVGQRAFIDALLLENFVFLILQKHFSQLPIYVPIVHLFQETIRKLEYGEILDSMALKKNNPNLKRFNLNYYQSIVYYKTTPSIIEQPYNLAKILSNNFQTPISKIIEKIMSKIGEFYQVQNDFLDCYGEHDNFKTSNDIQEGKCSWLIVTALEKANLQQKKLLENHYGRKEPESVQIVKDLYEEINIPKEYAKREWEFFEFINNNIDVVSAISDYESIFKRLQYLYEKYI, encoded by the exons ATGTATTCGTCAAGTTCTTTTAAGAAGCTGTTTAAACCAAAGTTATTCAACATTTCTGTAAGttatataatttctttaaaatatagtAAAGCAACATGTGATgt tCAACCTTTTATTCCATATGAaaaagattcaaaaaaaataaccccCAAAGAGATggactattttttaaaaatgtttccatCTATAATCGACGTTTTCGACGATGACATAAAAGCGAGAAATATACCAGATATAgaaatgttgtttaaaaatgttttaataaaaaatgttccgaaAGGAATGAAAAACAGAGCTCGATCATTCCTacacatttataaaaatgttgaaaatcatCAACATATAACTCCAAGAAAAACTCGTTTATCTTATATTTTGGGTTGGTGTCTAGAAATA ATTCAAGCTACCTGTGTCATAGTTGACGATATGCTAGACGATTCTAAGTATAGAAGAGGAATGAAATGTTGGCATCAACACGAATCTGTCGGTCAACGAGCATTCATAGATGCTCTTCTCTTagaaaatttcgttttcctcattttacaaaaacatttttctcaacTTCCAATTTACGTTCCAATCGTACACTTGTTTCAGGAAACTATAAGAAAATTGGAGTACGGTGAAATTCTTGATTCGATGGccttaaaaaagaataaccccaacttaaaaagatttaatctaaattattatcaatctATAGTTTACTACAAAACTACGCCATCGATTATTGAACAGCCTTATAATTTAGCAAAGATTTTAAGTAATAACTTTCAAACACCAATTTCGAagattatagaaaaaattatgagCAAAATCGGGGAGTTTTATCAAGtacaaaacgattttttggATTGTTATGGTGAacatgataattttaaaactagcAATGATATTCAAGAAGGAAAATGTTCATGGTTAATTGTAACAGCATTGGAAAAAGCGaatttgcaacaaaaaaagttgttggaAAATCACTACGGAAGAAAGGAACCTGAATCTGTTCAGATTGTTAAGGATTTATATGAAGAAATTAACATACCTAAAGAATACGCTAAAAGAGAATgggaattttttgaatttattaataataatattgatgtaGTTTCCGCAATTAGCGATTATGAATCTATCTTTAAACGCTTACAGTATTTGTATGAAAAGTATATTTAA
- the LOC111416768 gene encoding farnesyl pyrophosphate synthase-like isoform X2 produces the protein MCNQPFIPYEKDSKKITPKEMDYFLKMFPSIIDVFDDDIKARNIPDIEMLFKNVLIKNVPKGMKNRARSFLHIYKNVENHQHITPRKTRLSYILGWCLEIIQATCVIVDDMLDDSKYRRGMKCWHQHESVGQRAFIDALLLENFVFLILQKHFSQLPIYVPIVHLFQETIRKLEYGEILDSMALKKNNPNLKRFNLNYYQSIVYYKTTPSIIEQPYNLAKILSNNFQTPISKIIEKIMSKIGEFYQVQNDFLDCYGEHDNFKTSNDIQEGKCSWLIVTALEKANLQQKKLLENHYGRKEPESVQIVKDLYEEINIPKEYAKREWEFFEFINNNIDVVSAISDYESIFKRLQYLYEKYI, from the exons ATgtgtaa tCAACCTTTTATTCCATATGAaaaagattcaaaaaaaataaccccCAAAGAGATggactattttttaaaaatgtttccatCTATAATCGACGTTTTCGACGATGACATAAAAGCGAGAAATATACCAGATATAgaaatgttgtttaaaaatgttttaataaaaaatgttccgaaAGGAATGAAAAACAGAGCTCGATCATTCCTacacatttataaaaatgttgaaaatcatCAACATATAACTCCAAGAAAAACTCGTTTATCTTATATTTTGGGTTGGTGTCTAGAAATA ATTCAAGCTACCTGTGTCATAGTTGACGATATGCTAGACGATTCTAAGTATAGAAGAGGAATGAAATGTTGGCATCAACACGAATCTGTCGGTCAACGAGCATTCATAGATGCTCTTCTCTTagaaaatttcgttttcctcattttacaaaaacatttttctcaacTTCCAATTTACGTTCCAATCGTACACTTGTTTCAGGAAACTATAAGAAAATTGGAGTACGGTGAAATTCTTGATTCGATGGccttaaaaaagaataaccccaacttaaaaagatttaatctaaattattatcaatctATAGTTTACTACAAAACTACGCCATCGATTATTGAACAGCCTTATAATTTAGCAAAGATTTTAAGTAATAACTTTCAAACACCAATTTCGAagattatagaaaaaattatgagCAAAATCGGGGAGTTTTATCAAGtacaaaacgattttttggATTGTTATGGTGAacatgataattttaaaactagcAATGATATTCAAGAAGGAAAATGTTCATGGTTAATTGTAACAGCATTGGAAAAAGCGaatttgcaacaaaaaaagttgttggaAAATCACTACGGAAGAAAGGAACCTGAATCTGTTCAGATTGTTAAGGATTTATATGAAGAAATTAACATACCTAAAGAATACGCTAAAAGAGAATgggaattttttgaatttattaataataatattgatgtaGTTTCCGCAATTAGCGATTATGAATCTATCTTTAAACGCTTACAGTATTTGTATGAAAAGTATATTTAA